Proteins encoded together in one Zonotrichia albicollis isolate bZonAlb1 unplaced genomic scaffold, bZonAlb1.hap1 Scaffold_254, whole genome shotgun sequence window:
- the LOC141727797 gene encoding olfactory receptor 14C36-like — MSNSSSIRHFLLLPLADTRQLQLLHFCLLLGISLAALLGNGLIISAVACSHHLHTPMFFFLLNLALTDLGSICTTVPKAMHNSLWDTRDISYTGCAAQLFFFMFFIGAEFYLLTIMCYDRYVSICKPLHYGTLLGSRACAHMAAAAWASGFFTALPLTANTFSLPLCHGNALRQFFCEIPQILKLSCSKSFLREYGLIVISACLSFGSFVFIVFSYVQIFRAVLRIPSEQGRHKAFSTCLPHLAMVTVFISTGTSLYLKPPSVSSPALDLALSVLYSVVPPALNPLIYSLRNQELKAAVWRMMTGWFQKH, encoded by the coding sequence atgtccaacagcagctccatcaggcacttcctcctgctgccattggcagacacgcggcagctgcagctcctgcacttctgcctcttgctgggcatctccctggctgccctcctgggcaacggcctcatcatcagcgccgtagcctgcagccaccacctgcacacgcccatgttcttcttcctgctcaacctggccctcactgacctgggctccatctgcaccactgtccccaaagccatgcacaattccctctgggacaccagggacatctcctacacaggatgtgctgctcagctgtttttctttatgttcttcattGGAGCAGAGTTTTATCtgctgaccatcatgtgctatgaccgctatgtgtccatctgcaaacccctgcactacgggaccctcctgggcagcagagcttgtgcccacatggcagcagctgcctgggccagtggcttttTCACTGCTCTTCCGCTCACAGctaatacattttccctgcccctgtgccatggcaatgccctgcgccagttcttctgtgaaatcccacagatcctcaagctctcctgctccaaatccttcCTCAGGGAATATGGGCTAATTGTTATAAGTGCCTGCTTATCATTTGGcagttttgtgttcattgttttctcctatgtgcagatcttcagggctgtgctgaggatcccctctgagcagggacggcacaaagccttttccacctgcctccctcacctcgCCATGGTCACCGTGTTCATCAGTACTGGTACTTCTTTGTACTTGAAGCCCCCCTCTGtgtcctccccagccctggatctggccctgtcagttctgtactcggtggtgcctccagccctgaaccccctcatctacagcctgaggaaccaggagctcaaggctgcagtgtggagaatgatgactggatggtttcagaaacattaa